The following coding sequences lie in one Chelonoidis abingdonii isolate Lonesome George chromosome 6, CheloAbing_2.0, whole genome shotgun sequence genomic window:
- the CARTPT gene encoding cocaine- and amphetamine-regulated transcript protein, which translates to MESARLLALLSATLVLLLGAHGQEEPQLQPRALDLYPPMEDTSHEKELIEALQEVLEKLKSKRIPVYEKKFGQVPMCDAGEQCAVRKGARIGKLCDCPRGTSCNSFLLKCL; encoded by the exons ATGGAGAGCGCCCGGCTTCTCGCGCTCCTGAGCGCCACCCTAGTGCTGCTTCTCGGGGCCCACGGCCAGGAGGAGCCGCAGCTGCAGCCTCGCGCCCTGGACCTGTACCCGCCCATGGAGGACACGTCCCACGAGAAGGAGCTG ATCGAGGCGCTGCAGGAGGTCCTGGAGAAGCTGAAAAGTAAAAGGATCCCAGTTTACGAGAAGAAGTTCGGCCAAGTCCCCATG TGTGATGCTGGCGAGCAGTGTGCAGTAAGGAAAGGAGCTAGAATTGGGAAGCTGTGCGACTGTCCAAGAGGAACTTCTTGTAactcttttcttttgaaatgcttGTAA